A single genomic interval of Natronoarchaeum philippinense harbors:
- a CDS encoding HalX domain-containing protein, producing MSDQPAEILVVDDESRLADLFAAWLSSDWSVETAYDGESALESMQDSVEIVLLDRRMPGLSGDEVLSEIRDRGYDSRVVMVTAVDPDFDIIEMGFDDYLVKPVSKDELVEVVERVETRSAYEADIQQYYSLVSKKSLLEAEKSDRELDESDEYDELCKRVDSLRGQVDDTVSGLSDHDDFVGAFQDLPGE from the coding sequence ATGTCCGACCAACCTGCAGAAATACTCGTCGTAGACGACGAATCGAGGCTGGCAGATCTCTTCGCGGCTTGGCTGTCAAGCGACTGGTCTGTCGAAACTGCGTACGATGGGGAAAGTGCGCTGGAATCGATGCAAGACTCCGTCGAAATCGTGCTTCTCGACAGGCGAATGCCCGGACTATCGGGCGATGAAGTTCTATCGGAGATTAGGGATCGTGGCTACGATAGTCGCGTCGTCATGGTCACGGCTGTCGATCCTGACTTCGACATCATCGAGATGGGTTTTGACGACTATCTCGTCAAGCCAGTCTCGAAAGACGAGCTTGTCGAGGTAGTCGAACGTGTCGAGACCCGTTCTGCCTACGAGGCCGACATCCAGCAGTACTACTCGCTCGTCTCGAAGAAATCACTACTCGAAGCCGAGAAATCGGACCGTGAACTCGACGAGAGCGACGAGTACGACGAGCTGTGTAAACGGGTCGATTCGCTGCGCGGGCAGGTCGACGACACCGTCTCCGGACTCTCCGACCACGACGACTTCGTCGGTGCATTTCAGGATCTACCGGGCGAGTAA
- a CDS encoding PKD domain-containing protein, protein MKFVRVVLLGLVVTGALTPIAATGSPTVSPALDTDKPFAEAGLDQTATVGDRVLLDGGGSRAASGVVSQYDWTITGPNGSTFQPACSRCVRTSFVPNRSGRYAVTLTVTDDSGRSHADTMYVDARVVDGPSVSISGPRRLVRGRTGEFTADVRTGDAELSRIRWSVDDTEIQNGSLDGPGTVSLQRSFDDSGTSILRATVRDGAGRTQTVTHRVRVTGTGVSNTDPADPELTVRGPQLLTGTAPFDATYEIAGPDADAVDGATWYDDDGARGDRPRLDTQWKAGTHQLFAAASIGPNAYPAAFDNGTRVVVDPRPQVSVNVSQSDATLTGTISASDGFGNLDSVTLYVDGESSRQWSPDSGSGFRTGFSVSLPAEQDSSQVRVVATDERGQTAAASNTAGEPEIVRSGFVNGPVDSYHERIDPDRYTAVHETVVELNGVDPSTVSPQLSSIFDYSDLRQLEAPRRHYDPDTGRLTITSEWAGKAPSSYTFSITSNQLEYDRSSFTVTNSPPEPRIEIVDEGQDSHYEGHLLRVDVSGTFDPDGDKLYFNVQDRRRNSDDPDVIGIEFDDTPGLNIIGEQHRVDLSSKLYDYWSPDITSVEEVSTGPYNANDSIRFRFETETYQLANPEYTPSFDVQFRGSTGRVIELNKEVRGSTTGPDPAPKEFDHPRYVGTVEVDASSYLDSTNPYIGLANVEQPSQSRQLVELPSVNVFERDKLQRNNVEVTDIQYMQAKKYQKRTSSVRTRIRYQSMGYRIQSSSRSLDTITIESRETRPVVVDTKTFSSRARRKQYISTHPLWSTAGTTEQQTTREVTEWYDTRHSARGYTGKKRVRTTCSGPEAYRYGGRCVPSTALDSNTQYLHRYSKKKKIHETMYVAEKRETRNQWTHHRNVNSRLIASLLTRNSDLRIGSRQYSTQWNLVKSSDETFVSNSYEDPSDVIKTMAAVKTDLQYTKVGITPPDNKLMTIRQLDGDTVFAGYKTRKEIVDAVKSGAHISTTGCSIDGSIGC, encoded by the coding sequence ATGAAATTTGTAAGAGTGGTGCTATTGGGACTTGTCGTCACTGGCGCTCTCACCCCAATCGCAGCGACAGGCTCACCGACGGTTTCGCCGGCTCTCGACACCGACAAGCCATTTGCAGAAGCTGGTCTCGATCAAACTGCTACAGTTGGCGATCGAGTATTGTTGGACGGCGGCGGATCACGTGCCGCGTCCGGTGTCGTCTCGCAGTACGACTGGACGATCACCGGGCCGAACGGATCGACGTTCCAACCCGCCTGCAGTCGGTGCGTTCGCACCTCGTTCGTCCCGAACAGATCGGGACGGTACGCCGTAACGCTGACCGTCACCGACGACAGCGGCCGATCGCACGCCGATACCATGTACGTTGACGCTCGGGTTGTTGACGGGCCTTCGGTGTCGATTTCGGGTCCACGCCGTCTCGTCCGCGGTCGCACTGGCGAGTTCACTGCCGATGTTCGTACAGGCGATGCGGAGCTCAGTCGCATCCGCTGGTCTGTCGACGACACAGAGATACAGAACGGCTCTCTTGATGGTCCCGGCACCGTGTCGCTCCAACGGTCCTTCGATGACTCCGGAACCTCCATTCTACGTGCGACAGTTCGCGACGGTGCCGGTCGGACGCAAACCGTCACGCACCGGGTCAGAGTCACAGGCACCGGCGTATCGAATACCGATCCGGCAGATCCCGAACTAACCGTTCGTGGCCCTCAACTTCTGACTGGCACGGCACCGTTCGACGCGACGTACGAGATTGCCGGTCCTGACGCTGATGCTGTTGATGGGGCAACGTGGTACGACGACGACGGCGCACGTGGCGACAGACCACGGCTCGATACTCAGTGGAAAGCCGGGACCCACCAACTCTTTGCCGCAGCTTCTATCGGTCCCAACGCCTATCCGGCTGCGTTCGACAATGGCACTCGCGTCGTCGTCGACCCACGGCCACAGGTATCAGTGAACGTCTCCCAGTCAGACGCGACGCTTACTGGCACGATCAGTGCATCTGACGGTTTCGGCAATCTCGACTCGGTCACGTTGTACGTCGACGGTGAGTCGTCTCGGCAGTGGTCGCCCGACAGCGGGTCCGGGTTCCGGACCGGGTTTTCGGTTAGCCTTCCTGCTGAGCAGGATTCCAGCCAAGTCCGTGTTGTCGCCACTGACGAGCGGGGACAGACTGCGGCGGCGAGCAACACTGCTGGCGAGCCTGAAATAGTTCGCTCTGGCTTCGTCAACGGCCCTGTCGATTCGTATCACGAGCGTATCGACCCCGACCGATACACGGCGGTTCACGAGACTGTTGTAGAGTTGAACGGTGTCGATCCGAGTACGGTTTCGCCACAGCTTTCTTCTATTTTTGATTATAGTGATTTGAGGCAGTTGGAGGCCCCTAGACGGCACTACGACCCTGACACTGGTCGGTTAACGATTACATCAGAATGGGCTGGAAAAGCACCTAGTAGTTACACGTTTTCAATAACTTCTAATCAACTAGAATATGACCGGTCTTCTTTCACTGTAACAAATAGTCCTCCAGAGCCACGGATCGAAATTGTTGATGAGGGACAAGATTCACATTATGAGGGACATCTACTCCGTGTCGATGTAAGTGGCACTTTTGACCCAGATGGCGATAAATTGTATTTCAACGTCCAAGATCGAAGACGTAACTCTGATGATCCAGACGTAATTGGTATAGAATTTGATGATACTCCCGGTCTCAATATAATTGGTGAACAGCACCGAGTAGATCTTTCTTCAAAGCTCTACGACTACTGGAGTCCTGATATTACAAGTGTCGAAGAGGTTTCGACGGGACCGTACAACGCTAACGATTCAATCCGGTTCCGCTTTGAGACTGAGACGTACCAACTCGCAAATCCGGAGTACACCCCATCGTTTGATGTTCAATTCAGAGGTAGCACTGGTCGTGTTATCGAATTAAACAAAGAGGTTCGTGGCTCAACCACTGGTCCTGATCCTGCACCGAAAGAATTCGATCATCCACGGTACGTGGGAACAGTCGAAGTTGACGCTAGCTCGTATCTTGACAGCACTAATCCGTATATTGGCCTTGCAAACGTTGAACAGCCGAGCCAGAGCAGGCAACTGGTTGAACTTCCTTCAGTGAATGTCTTTGAGCGCGACAAACTCCAACGTAACAATGTAGAAGTAACAGATATTCAGTATATGCAGGCCAAAAAATATCAAAAGAGAACTAGTTCGGTCCGCACGCGCATCCGGTACCAATCTATGGGGTACCGTATTCAGTCATCTTCACGCTCGTTAGATACGATAACGATTGAATCGCGTGAAACACGACCTGTCGTCGTGGATACCAAGACGTTCTCTTCACGAGCTCGCAGAAAGCAATACATTTCGACTCATCCTCTGTGGTCAACTGCAGGGACCACGGAGCAACAAACAACACGCGAGGTGACTGAGTGGTATGATACACGGCATTCTGCCCGTGGCTACACCGGTAAAAAGCGAGTACGCACAACCTGCTCGGGTCCCGAAGCGTATCGCTACGGTGGTCGCTGTGTCCCATCTACTGCACTCGATTCTAACACACAATATTTACATAGATATAGTAAAAAAAAAAAAATACATGAAACAATGTATGTTGCTGAGAAGCGCGAGACTCGGAACCAGTGGACTCATCACCGAAACGTAAACTCTCGTCTCATCGCTTCGTTATTAACTCGCAATTCCGATCTGCGAATCGGGTCTCGTCAATATTCTACTCAATGGAACCTAGTCAAATCTTCCGACGAGACGTTTGTCTCGAACTCTTACGAGGATCCATCTGATGTGATCAAAACGATGGCTGCAGTTAAGACTGATTTACAGTATACCAAGGTAGGTATCACTCCACCTGATAATAAGCTCATGACGATAAGACAACTTGATGGTGACACCGTATTTGCTGGATATAAAACTCGGAAAGAAATTGTTGACGCGGTCAAATCTGGTGCACATATTTCGACGACTGGATGTTCAATCGACGGAAGCATCGGGTGTTGA
- a CDS encoding 3-hydroxyacyl-CoA dehydrogenase/enoyl-CoA hydratase family protein gives MELDDVNTIAVLGAGNMGHGIAEVAALSGYEVNIRDIKEEFVQNGYEQIEWSLNKLEEKEQIGEGEADATLDRVTPLVDVGEAVGDADVVIEAVPEKMDIKKDVYQEVEEHAPDEAIFATNTSSLSITELSEVTERSGQFCGMHFFNPPVRMQLVEVISGAHSDEETLDVIEGLAEEFGKTPVRVHKDSPGFIVNRILVPLMNEACWLVHEGEATIAEVDSTTKYDIGLPMGSFELGDQVGNDVSYHVLEYMHEELGDAYEPCPLLAEKVENDELGKKTGKGFYDYEDGDGADVPTDEGSELVRDRLTAVMANETAHLIGNDVAGPDAIDEAVMLGAGFPDGPAKLADDAGLDHLLDVLESAHEETGAERYQPADYLPEAAEEGGFHGGDADGGERYDFDTIRVEKPGEMVGKVVLDRPHRMNTISGELLDELGEAIDLLDDDEDVRSILLVGEGEKAFSAGADVQSMASGADPLDAVELSRKGQQTFGKLQDCDMPVVAGIDGFCLGGGMEMATCADMRVASERSELGQPEHNLGLLPGWGGTQRLQRIVGEGRAKEIIFTAERFDPETMADYGFVNEVVANDELQNRAFELAADLAAGPPIAQRYTKRAMHKGWENAEAGLEVEAQAFGQLMATDDLMEGITAFMGDDDPEFEGK, from the coding sequence ATGGAGTTAGACGATGTCAACACTATCGCAGTTCTCGGCGCTGGAAACATGGGCCACGGCATCGCCGAAGTCGCGGCGTTGTCCGGCTACGAGGTCAACATCCGGGACATCAAAGAGGAGTTCGTACAGAACGGCTACGAGCAGATCGAGTGGAGCCTGAACAAGCTCGAGGAAAAAGAGCAGATCGGCGAGGGCGAAGCCGACGCGACGCTCGACCGCGTGACGCCGCTGGTCGATGTCGGCGAGGCGGTCGGTGACGCCGATGTCGTGATCGAAGCCGTCCCCGAGAAGATGGATATCAAGAAGGACGTCTATCAGGAAGTCGAGGAACATGCCCCCGACGAGGCCATCTTCGCCACCAACACCTCCTCGCTGTCGATCACCGAACTGTCGGAGGTCACCGAACGCTCGGGCCAGTTCTGCGGGATGCACTTTTTCAACCCGCCGGTTCGGATGCAGCTCGTCGAGGTCATCTCGGGCGCCCACTCCGACGAGGAGACGCTCGACGTGATCGAGGGGCTCGCCGAGGAGTTCGGCAAGACGCCCGTCCGCGTCCACAAGGACTCGCCGGGGTTCATCGTCAACCGCATCCTCGTGCCGCTGATGAACGAGGCGTGCTGGCTCGTCCACGAGGGCGAGGCCACCATCGCTGAGGTCGACTCCACGACCAAATACGATATCGGTCTCCCGATGGGTAGCTTCGAACTCGGCGATCAGGTCGGTAACGACGTGAGCTACCACGTGCTGGAGTATATGCACGAAGAGCTCGGGGACGCCTACGAGCCCTGCCCGCTGCTGGCCGAGAAGGTCGAGAACGACGAGCTCGGCAAGAAGACCGGCAAGGGCTTCTACGACTACGAGGACGGAGACGGCGCCGACGTGCCCACCGACGAGGGCAGCGAACTGGTTCGAGACCGCCTGACGGCCGTGATGGCCAACGAGACTGCCCACCTGATCGGCAACGACGTTGCGGGGCCCGACGCCATCGACGAGGCCGTGATGCTCGGCGCTGGCTTCCCCGACGGTCCCGCCAAGCTCGCCGACGACGCCGGTCTCGACCACCTGCTCGACGTGCTCGAATCAGCCCACGAGGAGACGGGCGCAGAGCGCTACCAGCCGGCTGACTACCTCCCCGAAGCCGCCGAAGAAGGCGGCTTCCACGGTGGCGACGCCGACGGCGGCGAACGTTACGACTTCGACACCATCCGCGTCGAGAAGCCCGGCGAAATGGTCGGCAAGGTCGTACTCGATCGTCCCCACCGGATGAACACGATCAGCGGCGAGTTGCTCGACGAGCTCGGCGAGGCGATCGACCTGCTCGACGACGACGAGGACGTGCGTTCGATCCTGCTGGTCGGCGAGGGCGAGAAAGCGTTCTCGGCCGGCGCCGACGTTCAGAGTATGGCCAGCGGTGCCGACCCGCTCGACGCCGTCGAACTCTCCCGCAAGGGCCAGCAGACGTTCGGCAAGTTACAGGACTGTGATATGCCGGTCGTCGCCGGTATCGACGGCTTCTGTCTCGGCGGCGGGATGGAGATGGCGACCTGCGCCGACATGCGTGTCGCCTCAGAGCGGTCCGAGCTCGGCCAGCCCGAGCACAATCTCGGGCTCCTGCCGGGCTGGGGCGGCACCCAGCGGCTTCAGCGCATCGTCGGCGAGGGCCGCGCAAAAGAGATTATCTTCACCGCCGAGCGATTCGACCCCGAGACGATGGCCGACTACGGCTTCGTCAACGAGGTCGTCGCCAACGACGAACTGCAGAACCGCGCCTTCGAGCTAGCGGCCGACCTTGCTGCGGGGCCACCGATCGCCCAGCGCTACACCAAACGCGCGATGCACAAGGGCTGGGAGAACGCCGAGGCCGGTCTGGAAGTCGAAGCCCAAGCGTTCGGGCAGCTGATGGCGACTGACGACCTCATGGAAGGCATCACCGCCTTCATGGGTGACGACGACCCCGAGTTCGAAGGCAAGTAG
- a CDS encoding MBL fold metallo-hydrolase, translating into MKVTYLQSAAILVEDDERSVLCDPWLLDGAYYGSWCHYPPPDYEPEDFHDVDYIYVSHVHPDHFHPESMRRLDTDTPVVIHNYRWDYLKDAIEELGFDVIELPHGEPFDLGGDWHINVFAADGCDPEACGNFFGCTWYDGQAETPGSTQVDSMAVIDNGEHTLVNTNDCPFEMAKPTFEKINRAYDDVDVLCHQYSAAQFYPQAMIDYSHEEKLEASREVILEKHQLAERFVDLFEPDYYMPFAGEYVLAGSLAHLNEYTANPPRSEAYDYFTSNIDPDEHRCVFLNTGEHLDVEDGSVSQPFQPPDPEKKAEYIESVLAEREFDYEADPMPGLQELQSYVPEAYESLEDKRDTIGFESSTRVLIPLVDDVTLEIRLDGDGFRYLADRDIDLDEYDRYVKMVLDPRLLRRIFEGPHEAYWADAKIGSHIGIGKDPDIYERGLYNCMSAFHS; encoded by the coding sequence ATGAAGGTCACATACCTCCAATCCGCCGCGATACTGGTCGAAGATGACGAGCGGTCGGTGCTGTGTGACCCGTGGTTGCTCGACGGCGCGTACTACGGCTCGTGGTGTCACTACCCGCCACCGGACTACGAGCCCGAGGATTTCCACGACGTCGATTACATCTACGTCTCCCACGTCCACCCGGACCACTTCCACCCCGAGTCGATGCGCCGACTCGACACTGACACGCCGGTCGTCATCCACAACTACCGCTGGGACTACCTGAAAGACGCCATCGAGGAGCTCGGATTCGACGTGATCGAGCTGCCCCACGGAGAGCCGTTCGATCTCGGCGGCGACTGGCACATCAACGTGTTCGCCGCCGACGGCTGCGACCCGGAGGCTTGCGGTAACTTCTTCGGCTGTACGTGGTACGACGGTCAGGCCGAGACGCCGGGCTCGACGCAGGTCGACTCGATGGCCGTGATCGACAACGGCGAGCACACGCTGGTCAACACCAACGACTGTCCCTTCGAAATGGCCAAGCCGACGTTCGAGAAGATCAACCGGGCCTACGACGATGTCGACGTGCTCTGTCACCAGTACAGCGCCGCACAGTTCTACCCGCAGGCGATGATCGACTACTCCCACGAGGAGAAACTCGAGGCATCCCGCGAGGTGATCTTGGAGAAACACCAGCTCGCCGAACGGTTCGTCGACCTCTTCGAGCCGGACTACTACATGCCCTTCGCGGGCGAGTACGTGCTCGCCGGCTCGCTGGCCCACCTCAACGAGTACACCGCGAACCCGCCGCGATCGGAGGCCTACGACTACTTCACGAGCAACATCGACCCCGACGAACATCGGTGTGTGTTTCTCAACACCGGCGAGCATCTCGATGTCGAGGACGGAAGCGTCTCTCAGCCGTTCCAACCGCCGGATCCCGAGAAGAAAGCAGAATACATCGAGTCGGTGCTCGCCGAACGGGAGTTCGACTACGAGGCCGATCCGATGCCCGGGCTTCAGGAACTGCAGTCCTACGTCCCCGAAGCCTACGAGAGTCTAGAGGACAAACGCGACACGATCGGTTTCGAATCCTCGACACGAGTGCTGATCCCGCTGGTCGACGATGTCACGCTGGAGATTCGCCTCGACGGCGACGGGTTCCGCTATCTTGCCGACCGTGACATCGACCTCGACGAGTACGACCGGTACGTGAAGATGGTTCTGGACCCGCGTCTCCTGCGCCGGATCTTCGAGGGTCCCCACGAAGCCTACTGGGCCGACGCGAAAATCGGCTCGCACATCGGCATCGGGAAGGACCCCGACATCTACGAGCGTGGACTGTACAACTGCATGAGCGCGTTCCACTCGTAG
- a CDS encoding DUF7350 domain-containing protein, producing MHRRDALKAGAAIGGLGITGCLDQVETESVWRNTPLVENRPKAVYLPASREQMATYGRARTGRYAVALRYSFPHRFWTVSGTSTSKVEVGQSDSLHLMATVWDAETGVVLPVTPRLELRHDGSVITSRTLWTMLSQRMGFHYGDNVELDGEGSYVADIRLSPIDATPVGELAGSFEEAASVSIEFEYSPDDIYDLEYTQIDEERRGTRGALPLMTHGGHESSGDAASPVQTVPAAEDLPGELIGVGTSGDAAFAAALVPSGSRFAEQEEFLLVSPRTPYNSIPVPQMGLSATVTRNGETVFDGPLSAAVDGTVGLHYGAAVDELQRGDRVTVSVDTPPQASRHDGYETAFFGMSSMEFTVGE from the coding sequence ATGCATCGGCGGGACGCGCTGAAAGCGGGTGCTGCGATCGGTGGGTTGGGAATCACCGGCTGTCTCGATCAGGTCGAGACGGAGTCGGTCTGGCGTAACACGCCGCTGGTCGAGAACCGGCCCAAAGCGGTGTACCTTCCAGCGAGCCGTGAGCAGATGGCGACGTACGGGCGTGCTCGCACCGGTCGATACGCCGTCGCGCTCAGGTACTCGTTCCCGCATCGGTTCTGGACCGTCTCCGGAACGTCGACGAGCAAGGTCGAAGTCGGTCAGTCCGATTCGCTGCACCTGATGGCGACGGTCTGGGACGCCGAAACCGGGGTTGTACTCCCCGTCACGCCTCGGCTGGAACTTCGCCACGATGGATCGGTCATAACGTCGCGGACGCTCTGGACGATGCTCTCCCAGCGGATGGGCTTTCACTACGGCGACAACGTCGAACTCGATGGGGAGGGCAGCTACGTCGCCGACATTCGACTCTCACCGATTGACGCGACGCCGGTCGGCGAGTTGGCAGGCAGCTTCGAGGAGGCGGCGAGCGTCAGCATCGAGTTCGAGTACAGCCCCGACGATATCTACGATCTGGAGTACACGCAGATCGACGAGGAACGGCGCGGTACTCGGGGGGCGTTGCCGCTCATGACTCACGGGGGTCACGAATCCAGCGGCGATGCCGCGTCACCCGTCCAGACGGTGCCGGCGGCCGAGGACCTCCCTGGTGAGCTAATCGGCGTCGGAACGAGCGGCGACGCCGCGTTCGCCGCCGCGCTCGTGCCGTCCGGGTCGAGATTCGCGGAGCAAGAGGAGTTCCTGCTCGTCTCGCCGCGGACGCCGTACAACTCGATTCCGGTTCCACAGATGGGTCTCTCAGCGACCGTCACTCGAAACGGGGAAACGGTGTTCGACGGGCCGCTGTCGGCGGCTGTCGACGGCACGGTCGGTCTGCATTACGGCGCCGCCGTCGACGAGCTACAGCGCGGCGACCGGGTGACGGTCTCGGTCGATACGCCACCGCAGGCCTCGCGTCACGACGGGTACGAGACCGCCTTTTTCGGGATGTCGTCGATGGAGTTCACCGTCGGCGAGTGA
- a CDS encoding DHH family phosphoesterase, giving the protein MTIDEANGADGERSPSVVYDLDADCTPDDVEEGVPYLGTVNGVVDYGVFVDLSESVSGLVHESNLRGEYDVGDEFVVELDQVRDNGDIAFEEVDIDEYDVEPVDHDYDLGDVDSLTEILGETVHIEGQVVQIKQTGGPTLFHVRDETGVVPCAIFEEAGVRARPGVDVDDYVRVTGEPERREDAVQIEADSLTVLDGEDAAAVEDRLDAAIEERAAPRDVEPLVEWPAFEKLRGDLESVARLLRRTVLEGRPIRIRHHADGDGMCASVPVELALERFIDEVHEDPDAKRHLFKRLPSKAPFYEMEDATRDLNFALEDRERHGQKLPLLLMLDNGSTEEDTPAYETLRHYDIPIVVVDHHHPDPEAVDPLLTEHVNPYLHDEDYRITTGMMCVELARMIYPDMTDELRHVPAVAGISDRSEAEAMEEYVDLAREEGYDEQSLKDVGEALDYAAHWLRYNSGRHLINDVLDVGADGDEERHRELVDTLAEKSRRDIEEQLDAAMPHVEHDRLDNGAHLYRVDVENDAHRFTYPAPGNTTGAVHDRKVEETGDPVITIGYGPDFAVLRSDGVRLDIPTMVTELDEEIVGGGVSGGGHLVVGSIKYVQGRREEVLDSLIEKMAEADIDEELGSTSSPI; this is encoded by the coding sequence ATGACTATCGACGAGGCGAACGGCGCGGACGGGGAGCGATCGCCCTCCGTCGTCTACGATCTCGATGCGGACTGTACGCCCGACGACGTAGAGGAGGGGGTTCCCTACCTCGGCACGGTCAACGGCGTCGTCGACTACGGCGTATTCGTCGATCTCTCCGAGTCCGTTTCCGGACTCGTCCACGAATCCAACCTGCGCGGCGAGTACGATGTCGGCGACGAGTTTGTCGTCGAACTCGATCAGGTGCGAGACAACGGTGATATCGCATTCGAAGAGGTCGACATCGACGAGTACGACGTGGAACCGGTCGATCACGACTACGATCTTGGCGATGTTGACTCGCTGACCGAGATTCTCGGCGAGACGGTCCACATCGAAGGCCAAGTCGTCCAGATCAAACAGACAGGCGGACCGACGCTGTTCCACGTCCGCGACGAGACCGGCGTCGTCCCCTGTGCGATCTTCGAGGAAGCCGGCGTCCGAGCCCGGCCCGGCGTCGACGTCGATGACTACGTCCGCGTCACCGGCGAACCCGAGCGCCGCGAGGACGCCGTCCAGATCGAAGCCGACTCGCTGACCGTCCTCGACGGCGAAGACGCCGCCGCGGTCGAAGATCGACTTGACGCCGCCATCGAGGAGCGCGCCGCGCCGCGGGACGTCGAGCCGCTGGTCGAGTGGCCCGCCTTCGAGAAGCTTCGCGGCGATCTGGAGTCGGTCGCTCGCCTCCTCCGACGGACGGTGCTGGAGGGGCGCCCGATCCGAATCCGGCATCACGCCGACGGCGACGGGATGTGTGCAAGCGTTCCCGTCGAACTCGCACTCGAACGGTTCATCGACGAGGTTCACGAGGACCCCGACGCGAAACGGCACCTGTTCAAGCGCCTACCGAGCAAGGCGCCGTTCTACGAGATGGAAGACGCCACGCGCGATCTGAACTTCGCGCTAGAGGACCGCGAGCGACACGGCCAGAAGCTTCCCCTTCTGCTGATGCTCGACAACGGCAGCACCGAGGAGGACACGCCGGCCTACGAGACGCTGCGACACTACGACATCCCGATCGTCGTCGTCGACCATCACCACCCCGACCCCGAGGCGGTCGACCCGCTGCTGACCGAGCACGTCAACCCCTATCTCCACGACGAGGACTACCGGATCACGACCGGGATGATGTGCGTCGAGCTCGCGCGGATGATCTACCCCGACATGACCGACGAGCTCCGCCACGTCCCCGCCGTTGCCGGCATCTCGGACCGTTCCGAAGCCGAAGCGATGGAGGAGTACGTCGATCTGGCCCGCGAGGAGGGGTACGACGAGCAGTCGCTCAAGGACGTGGGCGAGGCGCTCGACTACGCCGCCCACTGGCTTCGGTACAACTCCGGCCGGCATCTGATCAACGACGTGCTCGACGTCGGCGCCGACGGCGACGAAGAGCGCCACCGCGAACTCGTCGACACGCTCGCTGAGAAGTCCCGACGGGATATCGAGGAGCAACTCGACGCCGCCATGCCCCACGTCGAACACGACCGACTCGACAACGGCGCCCACCTCTACCGGGTCGACGTGGAGAACGACGCGCACCGCTTCACGTACCCCGCACCGGGTAACACGACCGGCGCGGTCCACGACCGCAAAGTCGAGGAAACCGGCGACCCCGTGATCACGATCGGCTACGGCCCGGACTTCGCCGTCCTCCGGAGCGACGGCGTCCGACTCGACATCCCGACGATGGTCACCGAACTCGACGAGGAGATCGTCGGCGGCGGCGTCAGCGGCGGCGGCCACCTCGTCGTCGGCTCGATCAAGTACGTTCAGGGCCGCCGCGAGGAGGTGCTGGACTCGCTCATCGAGAAGATGGCCGAGGCCGACATCGACGAGGAACTCGGCAGCACGAGTTCCCCGATCTGA